A single Defluviitalea saccharophila DNA region contains:
- the carA gene encoding glutamine-hydrolyzing carbamoyl-phosphate synthase small subunit, translating into MNAHILLEDGTVLTGKAFGDTKTVLGEIVFNTSMTGYQETLTDPSYAGQIVVMTYPLIGNYGINEKDVESDKVQVSGFIVKENAKFESNWMSQGNLSDYLKEQGVFAVSDVDTRMLTKKIRNQGTMKCLLTTEEITDNLKEQLKHYSFPTNTVEQVSTREIKHIAGEGKHIGIVDLGLKRGISHHIEALGCSLTIFPWDTTYEKLLSYDLDAVLFSNGPGDPKDAKYAIHTAEQLIGKIPLFGICLGQQILALALGGDTYKLKFGHRGGNHPVLDLRTNKVMITAQNHGYAINSNKVTKDIEITHINVNDLTVEGFCNKQLNVYGVQFHPEAGPGPSDANVIFKQWMSLLDEEGDNA; encoded by the coding sequence ATGAACGCTCATATTTTGTTAGAAGATGGAACCGTTTTAACGGGAAAAGCATTTGGTGATACGAAAACCGTATTAGGAGAAATCGTATTTAATACATCTATGACCGGTTATCAAGAAACGCTAACCGATCCGTCTTATGCAGGTCAGATAGTTGTTATGACATATCCGCTTATAGGCAATTATGGAATCAATGAAAAAGATGTAGAATCTGACAAGGTACAAGTAAGCGGATTTATTGTAAAAGAGAATGCAAAGTTTGAAAGCAATTGGATGAGTCAAGGCAATTTATCCGATTATTTAAAAGAACAAGGGGTTTTTGCAGTTTCTGATGTAGATACAAGGATGTTAACAAAGAAAATTCGAAATCAAGGGACCATGAAGTGTTTGTTAACTACAGAAGAGATTACAGATAATTTAAAAGAACAACTAAAACACTATTCATTTCCAACAAATACAGTAGAACAAGTATCAACCCGTGAAATCAAACATATAGCAGGAGAAGGAAAGCATATAGGAATTGTAGATTTAGGTTTAAAAAGAGGAATCAGTCATCACATCGAAGCACTTGGATGTTCATTAACTATTTTTCCCTGGGATACCACTTATGAAAAACTTCTTAGTTATGATTTAGATGCTGTTCTTTTTTCTAACGGACCGGGGGATCCCAAAGATGCAAAGTATGCTATTCATACTGCAGAACAGTTAATTGGAAAAATCCCTCTTTTTGGAATATGCCTGGGACAGCAAATTCTCGCTCTGGCTTTAGGAGGAGACACATATAAGTTGAAATTTGGCCATAGGGGAGGCAATCACCCCGTATTAGATCTTAGGACCAATAAGGTTATGATTACTGCTCAAAATCACGGCTATGCCATAAATAGCAATAAAGTTACAAAGGACATTGAAATCACCCATATTAATGTTAATGATTTGACCGTAGAAGGTTTCTGTAATAAACAATTAAATGTTTATGGGGTTCAATTTCACCCAGAAGCAGGACCGGGACCAAGCGATGCCAATGTTATTTTTAAGCAATGGATGAGCTTACTAGATGAGGAGGGAGACAATGCCTAA
- a CDS encoding aspartate aminotransferase family protein has protein sequence MLQGQWIERGQKVVMNTYNRFPIVLSEGKGSFVKDVNGKEYLDFVGGIAVNALGYGDEDLTEALYQQMKKMMHCSNLYWNIPGIEAAEILIENSVFDKVFFCNSGAEAIESCIKLARKYGKMAHGEHCYEIITMKQSFHGRTMGAITATGQEKYQIGLHPLLEGIVYGNYNDFESVKELVSEKTCAILLEPVQGEGGILPAEKEFLAKIRELCTEKDILLIYDEVQCGIGRTGNLFAYQAYEIPPDVIALAKGLGGGFPIGAMMATEKAAAAFKPGDHASTFGGNPAACTAAKVVLNALLSKGILKNVKEQGKYLREKLEFLKEKYEVISDVRGIGLLQGIELSVPAGDIIKACIEKGLLLVGAGTNVIRFVPPLTVNQAEIDKALYILEESLKEA, from the coding sequence ATGTTACAGGGGCAATGGATCGAACGGGGCCAAAAGGTCGTTATGAATACATATAATAGATTTCCTATTGTATTAAGTGAAGGTAAAGGAAGTTTTGTGAAAGACGTTAACGGCAAAGAGTATCTGGATTTTGTCGGAGGAATTGCTGTAAATGCTTTAGGATATGGAGATGAAGATTTAACGGAAGCTTTATACCAACAGATGAAGAAAATGATGCACTGCTCAAATCTGTATTGGAATATACCAGGAATCGAAGCAGCAGAAATTTTAATAGAAAATAGTGTTTTTGACAAAGTATTCTTTTGTAATAGCGGTGCTGAAGCCATTGAAAGCTGTATAAAATTGGCGCGAAAGTATGGCAAAATGGCTCATGGAGAGCATTGCTACGAAATTATCACGATGAAACAGTCTTTCCATGGGAGAACTATGGGTGCCATCACTGCAACGGGCCAGGAAAAATATCAAATAGGCCTACATCCTTTACTAGAGGGCATTGTTTATGGAAATTACAATGATTTTGAGTCGGTAAAAGAATTGGTTTCAGAGAAAACCTGTGCCATTCTTCTTGAACCTGTTCAGGGAGAAGGTGGAATCCTTCCGGCTGAAAAAGAATTTTTAGCGAAAATAAGAGAACTCTGCACAGAAAAAGACATTTTGCTTATCTATGATGAAGTTCAATGTGGCATAGGGCGTACGGGCAATTTGTTTGCCTATCAGGCATATGAAATTCCTCCAGATGTCATTGCCCTTGCCAAAGGACTGGGAGGGGGATTCCCAATAGGAGCAATGATGGCCACCGAAAAAGCTGCAGCAGCTTTTAAGCCGGGAGATCATGCTTCAACCTTCGGAGGAAATCCTGCAGCATGCACCGCTGCAAAGGTGGTACTGAATGCTTTGCTTAGTAAGGGAATTTTAAAAAACGTGAAAGAGCAGGGCAAATACCTAAGAGAAAAACTGGAATTCTTAAAAGAAAAATATGAAGTGATTTCTGACGTAAGAGGCATTGGACTGCTCCAAGGTATAGAACTATCCGTTCCAGCAGGAGATATCATTAAAGCTTGTATAGAAAAAGGCTTACTTCTTGTAGGGGCAGGGACCAATGTTATTAGGTTTGTTCCACCGTTAACCGTCAATCAAGCGGAAATAGATAAAGCTTTATATATATTAGAAGAATCATTAAAGGAGGCTTGA
- a CDS encoding alpha/beta hydrolase, whose protein sequence is MNKTNFSYKSKDNIKIYGCCWTNDNVPLKGVVQIAHGMGEHIGRYEEFAKYLGDHGYIVYGNDHRGHGRTGEIANQRGYFSDQHGWEKVVSDMAHLTNIIRKNHPHLPIFLFGHSMGSLLSRDYIMRYGDRVKGVILSGTSGSLGIRGMFGQMFVRLEMKIKGPKAPSPLMYKLSFEAFNDPFEPAKTHFDWLSRDEEEVDKYIKDPLCGGVFTTSFFHDLIKGTRKVNAQQNINKVSKELPIYIFSGEMDPVGNYSKGVLEVYNQYKKADIKDVSIKIYANGRHEMLNEINKYEVYKDILNWIEAHNEP, encoded by the coding sequence CTATGGCTGTTGTTGGACAAACGATAATGTACCATTAAAAGGGGTTGTGCAAATTGCCCATGGTATGGGTGAGCATATCGGACGCTATGAGGAATTTGCAAAATACCTTGGGGATCATGGATACATCGTTTATGGCAATGACCATAGGGGTCATGGAAGAACTGGGGAAATAGCCAATCAAAGAGGATATTTTTCGGATCAACATGGTTGGGAAAAGGTTGTATCGGATATGGCTCATCTCACCAATATCATTAGAAAAAACCATCCTCATTTGCCCATTTTCCTATTTGGACACAGCATGGGTTCTCTGCTTTCAAGAGACTATATTATGAGGTATGGGGATAGGGTAAAAGGGGTCATATTGTCTGGAACAAGTGGAAGCTTAGGAATCCGAGGAATGTTCGGACAGATGTTTGTTCGTCTTGAAATGAAGATTAAGGGGCCTAAGGCACCTAGTCCTCTTATGTATAAATTATCCTTTGAAGCTTTTAATGATCCATTTGAACCGGCAAAAACCCATTTCGACTGGCTCTCGAGAGATGAAGAAGAAGTGGATAAATATATTAAAGATCCTCTCTGCGGAGGGGTGTTTACAACTTCATTTTTCCATGATTTAATCAAAGGTACCAGAAAAGTTAATGCTCAGCAAAACATTAATAAAGTTTCTAAAGAACTGCCGATTTATATTTTTTCCGGTGAGATGGACCCTGTAGGAAATTACTCCAAAGGCGTATTAGAAGTATATAATCAATATAAAAAAGCTGACATTAAAGACGTATCCATTAAAATTTATGCAAATGGAAGGCATGAAATGCTGAATGAAATTAATAAATATGAAGTCTATAAAGATATACTGAACTGGATAGAAGCACATAATGAACCATAA